In Deltaproteobacteria bacterium, a single window of DNA contains:
- a CDS encoding DUF4911 domain-containing protein, producing the protein MTASDGGMLFPLPRWRKKKWRQKDMRSQKRYYRVDKREIGFMKFIFEAYDGIANLTTLDADMGTILINIPEGCNLYVENLLKELGRDILIESVKGGNV; encoded by the coding sequence ATGACCGCGAGTGATGGTGGTATGCTGTTCCCACTACCCCGATGGCGAAAAAAGAAATGGCGGCAAAAGGATATGCGCAGTCAAAAGCGGTACTACCGTGTCGACAAACGTGAAATCGGTTTCATGAAATTCATATTCGAAGCCTATGACGGCATTGCGAACCTGACGACACTTGATGCAGATATGGGAACAATATTAATTAATATACCGGAAGGTTGTAATTTATATGTTGAAAATTTACTTAAAGAATTGGGCCGCGATATACTGATCGAATCGGTAAAAGGGGGAAACGTATGA